The DNA region TTTTTATGGGCATCAGCATATCAAAATCCGAATCCGTAAAACCTGGTTTGTTGATGCAAGAGGCACTTAAGAAATTAGAAGCGTTACTAATTTGATCAATATGAATGCCAGAAGCTTCTATTGTTTTTATTTGAGTTTTAGAAGCAGCTTCAATCTCAATATTCGGGTGGTCAAAACCTTCTTTTTTTGGGAAGAAAGAAAGAAAAAGGGACTTTTCCAATCCCGATTCCGAAATGGTTTTGTCAAATGGATTTCCAGCATCAATCCAGGCCATTACAAGTTGAATTTCTTCTTTTAAGAGTTGGGTTTTTCCTTCTGGAGGCATATGGTCATCATCATCCACAGGAAGAACAAGTCTAGTGTATAATTCACTTTCCGAAGCTTTGGAATCTTCTATGATAGCTCCGTTTTCACCTCCGTTAAGAATGCCTGCTTGAGTAGTGAGAAGCAATTCTCCCTTTGTTTTCTTAGGATTGTGGCAGCTAGCGCATTTGTTGTTAAGTATGGGTTTGATTACATCTTCATAGAGTAGCGCTTCTTGCCAATTATCTTCATTTAAGTCGATTTTTTTCTCTTCAAAAGTTTCAAAACCTAAAGCAGATTTCAGTGCATTTGGCAACGGTTCTATTAAATATTCTTCTCCATGGGTAATATTTCCCCCTTGGTGACCCGTAAAGGAAATCAGCATAAAAAAGAAAATGGATAAACCGAGCATGGGTAGTTTCAGGAGAAAACTTAGAGTTAGAATACCTTTTAGTTTGGCGTACATCAAAAAGGAAAATAAAGCTGTAGCGATACCAGACCACAAGTGCCACTTTACCGTGTCAAAAGCATAGCCTTCTCCAAGATATTGCAGGTAACCTGTAATACAGGCTAGGGTAGCCGTAATACCCGCCCATAAGTAGATAAGCGATATAACGGTGTTGTATTTTTTCTTCTTTCTATCGTACCACTGCAAAAGCAGTCCCATCATAATGAAACCAATGGGCAGATGTACAACAAGCGGATGTAGCCTTCCAAGAAGCTGTTTAAGAACGTCCATACTATTATTTTAGGTCGAATCGTTCTTTTAAAAGCTTCATCATATATACATTGGCTTTCCATTGGTCGGCAACCGGCAATTGGGTGTAGGGTAAAGTCGGCATATAATCCGCTGGACCAAATTCTGTTGTAATAGTAAAAACATCTTTGGCTTGCCATTGTTTACGGATTACTGTCTCCCAAATATTCATATGGCGGTCAACCGCTTTTTTCCATTCAGGTGCTTCCGGGTTGTTTACTTGTGGGCCTTCAGCATGACCTACCCGGGCATGAATATGATGCGAACGGTTTATGATTTCCTCCAATTCTTCATCTTGGCTTTGTAGAAGCGATTCGTGAACAACCATCCAATGACTAATGTCTAAAGTCAGTTTTAATTCAGGAATAGCCGAAAGGTAGATTTGGGTGTCCGGTAGGTTATAACTGAAACGACCCCGGTGTGTTTCATGGTAAATGCGTACGTTGTTCTCTTTTGCAAAGGCATTGGCAGCCCCAATAAAGGCTTTGTTCTGCTCAAAAGTGAAAAAATCGCTACCAGTATGACAGTTGATGTAAGCCGGTTTCCAGGCGATGAGGGTTTTGAAATGTTCAGTGTATGCTTTTAAACTTTCTTTAAAGGGAACAGATTTGTTGGTACCATTTAGAAAACCGACTTTTAAGTTGTGTTTTTTTAAAGCGATTTTTAATTCGTTCTGACTTTTTTCATCTTTTGGAAACCATGTTTCAATTCCATCATAGCCTGCGGCTTTTGTTTTTTCACAAAAAGCATCCCAAGATATGTTCCTGCCCCAATCTGTTTGATAAAATTCCAATTGTTTTTGTTGGGGAAATCCTAAGAAGTAAAAAAAGAGCACTACTAGCGTTAACGGTATTTTCATGGATAATTTGGTTTGGTGCTTAGTGTGGTTGAGCGGAGGTTGTTTAGGATAGAATTTCTTTGATAATATGGCCTTCTACATCGGTTAACCGGAACGGTCTACCTTGAAACTCATAAGTATATTCTTCATGATCAAAACCGAGTAGGTGTAAAATAGTAGCGTGAACATCGTGAACGGATACACGACCTTCTACGCCAGAAAAACCAATATCGTCTGTTTGTCCGTGGGAAGCTCCTTTTTTAATGCCACCCCCGGCCATCCACATAGTAAAGGCGTCGCCATGGTGGTCACGCCCTTTATAGGGCATTTTTTTGTTCCCCCTGTTTTCTTGCATGGGCGTTCTACCAAATTCGCCGCCCCATACGATCAGGGTGTCGTCTAGGAGTCCGCGTTGTTTCAAATCCAAAATCAAGGCGGTTATAGGTCGATCTATTTGAGTGCATTTATTACGGAGTCCTTTGTCAATTGACCCTGAGCGAACTACACCGTGGCTATCCCATCCCCAATCGAACAATTGAACGAAACGTACCCCGTCCTCCACCAATTTTCTAGCAAGTAGGCAATTGTTGGCAAACGATTCCTTACCCGGTTCCACACCGTACATTTCTTTAATATGTTCAGGCTCGTTATTGATGTTCATGACTTCCGGGACCGCTATTTGCATGCGATAGGCCATTTCGTATTGGTTGATTCGAGCCAGAATTTCCGGGTCGGCATATTTGGCATATTCTTCTTTGTTGATTTGAGTGATAGCATCTATTGTACTTTTCTTTAAATCTCTTGAAACTCCATCCGGGTCGTCAAGATAAAGTACCGGGTCACCTTTAGAACGGCATTGTACGCCTTGGTATACCGAGGGTAGAAATCCGCTTCCCCAGACACTTTTTCCGGCATCCGGTGTGTTTCCGCCAGATGTAAGTACCACAAATCCGGGTAAATTTTGGTTTTCTGAACCCAGGCCATATGTCGCCCATGCGCCAATACTGGGGCGTCCCAAACGGGCACTGCCAGTATGCATGAAAAGTTGGGCAGGGCCATGGTTGAACTGATCCGTATGCACGGCCTTTAGAAAAGCTACATCGTCTACTACTTTTTTAAAATGAGGCATAAAGTTCGAAACCCAGTTGCCGGATTCCCCTTCTTGCTGAAAGTCGGCCTGCGGGCCCATCAATTTTGGAGTTCCTTTTATAAAGGCGAATTTTTTTCCTGCCAATAGCGACTGCGGACAATCTTGACCATCTAATTTGTGAAGTTTTGGTTTATAATCGAACATTTCCAATTGCGAGGGTGCACCCGCCATGTGCAAATAAATAACCGATTTAACCTTAGGGCCGTAATGGGGGGCTAAAGTAGCCAATGGGTTAAGGTCACGTTCTGAAAAAGTGGAAGCTGATTTTTTGTTCTGCTTGGATATTGGGTCACATCCCATAAAAATGGAACTTAGTGCTAATCCGCCCAGTCCTTGGGCGCAACTTTTTATAAAGTGTCTTCGGGTCTTTTCCTGCGCTTCTCTAGCCAAGTGTTCTTGAACAAGTCTTTCAATTTGGTCTTTCATGGCCTATACTTTCGTTAAAAATTCATCTAAGTTCATAATGGCATTGGCTACAATAGTCAGCGCGCCAAGTTCTGGTGTAGGTTGCTCTTCAAACTGAATAAATAGTTTTGGGGCCTCGCTATTTTTGTTGAATTCTGCCAATGAGGTGTTGTAAAGTGTTTTTAAGGCTTTTAGCCTATTGGGGCTTAGCTCTTTGAACGTTGCATTTTTATAGCTCTGCGCGATACTTTTCTCTACGTCATTGGGTACACGGTTATTTTTCGCCAAATGGTAAGCAGTTTCCAAATAAACGGGATCGTTCAACGTAACCAAAGCCTGAAGGGGGGTGTTGGTTACCGTTCTCCGTATTGTGGCCACTTCTCTACTACCCGCATCAAAAGTTAAGAAAGAAGGGTAGGGACTTGTTCTTTTTAAAAAGGTATATACACCTCTTCGGTAACGGTCTTCTCCTTTACTTTCTACCCACTGGGCATCACTATAAACAGTTTGCCAAACGCCATCAGGTTGGGGTGGCATAACCCCAGGTCCGTACATCTTTTCACTGAGCAACCCTGCAACGGCCAATGCCTGATCCCTTATCTGTTCCGCTCCTAAACGTATTCTAGGTCCGCGTGCGTAAAGTTCATTCTCAGGGTCAATTTCATACATTTTTGGATTGCTTTCCGAGCTTTGCCGATATGTACCCGACATAACAATTTCTTTTATCAGTTTTTTTACGCTCCATTCATGTTCGTTCATAAAGCGTAACGATAACCAATCTAGCATAGCCGGATGTGATGGTGCGTCTGATTGAGAGCCAATATCTTCAACGGTAGATACAAGTCCTCGGCCGTAGATTTGGTGCCAGACCCTGTTAACAAGAGTACGAGCGGTTAGGGGGTTTTTCTTGTCTACGATCCATTGGGCAAGACCTAAACGGTTGGCAGGCCAACTTGTATTCCAAGCATTTAAGCTCTCCGGAGTGCCTGGTTCTACGGTATCTGTTTTTGACATCCAACTGCCACGATCAAACAACTGTGTTGTGCGCTTCATGTAATTCGGATTTTCAACCATAATGGGCACCGTTGGCGTCTCCGCATTTAGGGCCTCTAGAAAACTGGCGTTGATTTCGTTCCACCCAGCTTCATTTTTATTCGGCAAATCAGGAATGAATGATACCCAATACAGATTCATAAGGTTAGCCTCTTTTTTAGCGCTAACATTATGGGTCTCTATATAAATATCTCCCTGGCGGTCTGTTCTTTTTATAGGAAAGCGTGCCGTTGTATTCTTTTTTTGTTTATTAATAGTGAATTCCCCAATAATAGGCCCCTCGGCATCTTTTTCACGGATTATCATTTTTGTTCCATCATAGTGGGAGCGAAAGTTGAGATAGACAAAACTGGCATTGTTGGTATAACCGTTTTCTATGATGCAGTTTCCTTTATCCCATAAAACTACGGAGGCATGGTCATCATACGAACCATTATTAATTTCTTTGTAAAAGTGTGATTTATAAACAGGCTCTGTAAATTGTAAAAAGTTCTTGTAGGTAGCAAAGGTCTGCTCATCACCATATTTCTTTGCCCAATTCAAGATCCTATCAACACTCTTTTGCTGTGGGGGCGAGTAAAATTTTAAAACCGGAGATTCGCCTGGGGTATCTTCATCCCTTGAATTATTGAAGAAAGCCATCAACTTATAATATTCCTCGTACTTAAAAGGGTCGTATGGGTGACTGTGGCATTGTACGCAACCCATGGTAGTGCTTTGCCAGACCTCAAAAGTTGTGTTCAGGCGGTCAATAACGGTAGCTACACGATACTCTTCATCATCGGTTCCACCCTCATCATTATTCATTGTATTTCTATGGAAAGCGGTTGCAATTAATTGGTCCGGTGAAGGGTTGGGTAATAGGTCGCCCGCCAATTGCTCAATGGTAAATTGATTATACGGTAGGTCTCGGTTAAATGCATCAATAACCCAATCACGATAACGCCAAATGCTTCTTCCTAAGTCTTTTTCGTATCCTTTAGAATCAGCATAACGGGCAAGGTCTAACCACCACGTAGCCCATTTTTCGCCATAGGTTTTTTGAGTTAACAAGGTGTCTACAAAATCTTCATAGGATAGTTCATCATTTTCAAAACTTTGTAGTAATTCTCGGTTGGGTGGCAACCCTACAATATCAAGAGACAAGCGTCTGGCGATTATATTTTTTTCTGCGGATGGATTGGGCTGTAATTCTTTTTCATTTAATCGAGAAAGGATAAAATGGTCAATCTCATTTTTTATAAAATCTGAATTATTTCGGGGAGTAAGACCAGCTTCCATATGAACATGGGGCACTGCTACTTTTTTAGGAAGTGAATATGCCCAATGTTGCCCCCATTTGGCGCCTTCGTCTATCCAACGGGTCAACAGGTCAATCTCTTTATCCGTAAGTTTGGGTTTCTCATAGGGCATGCGAAGCTCGGGATTTTCTTCATGCAACCTTTTTATCATTTCACTACCCGCAGCATTACCTGGTATGATGGCCGCAATGCCCGATTCCGTTTTGGCAAAAGCTTCATCTTCAAATAAAAGACTAAAACCGCCATTCTTTTTTACACCGCCATGACAAGTAATACATTTGTTGTTAAGTATAGGTTTTATTTGTGTGCTGAAATCAACGGGAGGGGAGGATTGGCAGGCTCCTAATAACAATATTTCCAAAGGAAGAAAAAGAAACCAGTAGATATTATCCGTTATATTCTTTTTCATTTTTAGGTCCGTTTTTGCTAAAATCAATCTTAAATATAGAAAACTTAAGTTGTGAATGCGCCTGATATTTGCGCAACCTGTGCAACTTTTAGTATATAAGTACTAGGCTGTTCATTAAGAAAACCCCTAAGGATAGAGAATACTGTATTGCGACGGTTAAACCAGTTTGTTTTGATAATTTGATATTTATATTCTAATTGAGTTATTAAAATATAAAATTTTGCAATAAAGAGTAAGTTATTTGCGCTATTTGGCTAAAATTTACGGCAAAATGACAAATGGGAAAAATGATTGTTTTTGAGAATAAATTTATATCAGAGTATTTAGGTACACTCTTCTTTGACCATTTTTAATGAAGTGCAACGAAAAAAAGCCCAATTCATTTAATGAATTGGGCTCGTTAAATATCAAATTAAAATATAACTTATTGCTTTAGCTGTACGGTTTTAGAATCACCGTCAACAACAACAGAGGTAAGGCCATGTTTTGCCAAACCTTTCATGGATTTGTCCCATTTCTTGCCACTTAGACCAGCTTTGGTCTTTAGTTCTCCCAAATCCATTTCGCCAGTTGGTTTCAATAGATCAACAATAGCTTTTTCCTCATCCGTAAGCTCAACCGCTTTTTTCTCCGGTCTCATTTGCGGGAAGAACAATACTTCTTGGATGGAAGAGTTGTTGGTCATTAACATGACCAAACGGTCTATACCAATACCAATACCTGATGTAGGAGGCATACCATATTCAAGGGCGCGCAAGAAATCCTGATCAATGAACATTGCTTCGTCATCTCCTTTTTCGGAAAGTTTTAGCTGTTCTTCAAAACGCTCGCGTTGGTCAATAGGGTCATTAAGCTCAGAATAGGCGTTTGCTAATTCCTTACCGTTTACCATCAATTCAAAACGCTCGGTAAGTGCTGGGTTGTCTCTATGCTCTTTCGTAAGCGGACTCATCTCTTTTGGGTAGTCCGTTATGAAAGTTGGTTGTATATAATGATGCTCACATTTTTCGCCAAAAATCTCATCTATCAGTTTGCCAACACCCATAGTATCGTCTACTTCAAGACCAAGTTTTTTTGCAGTTTCACGAAGTTCTACTTCGCCCATTCCGGCAACGTCTTTACCGGTATGAATTTTTATCGCTTCAAGAATCGGCACTCGGGCATAAGGTGCTTTAAACTCAATTTCGTTTTCACCTACTGTAATTTTAGAAGTGCCGTTGGCATCAAGAGCAATTTTCTCAAGAAGCTTTTCGGTGGTATCCATCATCCAGTTGTAATCCTTATAGGCTACATAGAGTTCCATTACGGTAAACTCAGGGTTGTGGGTACGGTCCATTCCTTCGTTACGGAAATCTTTGGAAAATTCGTAAACACCATCAAACCCGCCAACAATCAGTCTTTTTAGGTACAGCTCGTTGGCAATACGCAAGTATAAAGGAATATTTAATGCATTGTGGTGCGTTAAGAACGGCCTTGCAGCGGCACCACCTGGTATAGGTTGTAGAATAGGGGTCTCCACCTCTAAATATCCTGCGGCATTATAAAATTCACGAATACTGTTCGTAATCTTGGTACGCTTAATAAACGTTTCTTTTACTTTAGGGTTGACCACCAAATCTACATAGCGCTGGCGGTACCTCATTTCCGGGTCGTTGAATTCGTCAAAAACATTCCCTTCGGAATCTTTTTTTGGTAATGGTAACGGGCGTAACGATTTGCTTAAAAGCGAAAAGTTCTTCACCATTACAGTTTTTTCGCCCACTTGAGTAGTGAACAATTCTCCTTCAATACCAATGATATCGCCTATATCCAATAATTTCTTGTACACATCATTGTAAAGACTTTTGTCCTCACCGGTACAGATTTCATCGCGGTTAAAATAAACCTGAATACGGCCTTCACTATCCTGCAACTCCGCAAAAGAAGCTTTACCCTGAATTCTTCGGGACATTAATCTACCTGAAATGACCACTTTTTTACCTTCTTCGTAATCCGATTTAATGCCTTTTGACGTAGCATCAACAGGGTATAATGCAGCCGGGTAGGGGTCAATGCCCAGTTCGCGCAATTTGGTCAGTTTTTCTCTTCTAATAATTTCTTGTTCCGAAAGTTGCATTTTTTACTATTTAAGGCTGCAAATATAAACTAATGGCGCAACACTCTATGCATCATATAATATGAAATTATAAGCTTGACACTTTGTTTATGTAATTGTTATAAGCGAATAGGATAAAATGATGTTAGGTTCACTATATTTTTTGGTAGAAATATGTAACAATTTTGGGTTTGTCTCGTCATACAGGTGCATCATCAATCAATCTAAATCATATTAAAATGAGTTTTTTTCGAGTATTATTGGCTATTCTTTTTCCTCCCCTGGCGGTTATCGGAAAAGGTTGTGGGTCGTTCTTAATTGTTCTACTTTTGACTTTCTGTGGCTGGGTGCCTGGCGTTATTGCTGCATTGGTCATATTGAACAACCCAAATTAGAGCCCCGTTTTATGAAATTAGCCCAAGTATTTTCCATAGTCTTAATTGCCGTTTTTTTTGTTGCCTGTAATTTTACCGAAGAAATCCATTTTAATGAAGATGGAACTGGGAAGATGAACATTGGTTTTGATGGTGGTGAAATGCTACAAATGTTACCGCCATCAGATTCTACCCAATTAGAAGAGGTAATCGACTCTACAATTGTTTTTAAAGATTTGATACGGGAAAATAAAGATAGTATTGCCCAGTTATCTCAAAAGCAACAAGCGGAATTGAAAAAGCTGGAACCTTTTAGTCTTCATATGATGATGGATGCCGAAAAGGGGATTATGAATTTTGATATGTTTACGGACTTTAAAGATGTATCCGAAGTGAACGATGCTTTTAATGCTTTTCAGAGTGCAAGTACTATTGGACCTTCTGCGGGTAGTAAACCGATGCCGAAAAATTCTGCTAATGAGGCAACTGAGGTTAGTTATTCTTTTAAGAAAAATAAATTTAGGCGAGAGGCAATTATAAAAGACAAAGAGTTGTTTCAGCAAAGTATAGACAGTCTTGAAACGGCAGAAATGTTCTTGTCCAGCTCTAGCTATACATTTAAATATCACTTTCCAAAACGGGTGAAATCTACCAACGTGGAAGAAGCTACTTTTTCCATGGATGGAAAAACAATGGTGTACGAGGTTAATTTTCTAGATATGCTCAAGAATCCAGAATCCATTATGATCGAGGTTGAGTTAGAGAAATAGACCTGTGCGTTTTGTATCTTTGCATGATGAACAAAAAAGTGCTTGTACAGGATTTGGGATTGAAAGACTATAAAGAAACTTGGGATTACCAAGAAGAGCTTTTCAAACAAACGGTAGATTTAAAAATTAAGAATCGTAGGGGGCAAGCTAATGAACCAACACCAAATCACTTTTTGTTTGTAGAACACCCCCATGTTTATACTTTGGGTAAGAGTGGTGATTTTGCCAATCTTTTAATAACTGAAGAAGAACTTACGGCCAAAAACGCAAAATTTTATAAGATAAATCGAGGTGGGGATATTACTTATCACGGTCCTGGGCAGATAGTAGGGTACCCCATTTTAGATTTGGATAACTTCTTTACCGATATTCATAAATACCTTCGTTTTTTAGAGGAAATGGTCATTCTTACTTTGGCCGAATATGGGCTAAAAGCGGAACGGTCTGAAGGTGAAACCGGAGTTTGGTTGGATGTGGGCACGCCGTTTGCCAGAAAAA from Zobellia alginiliquefaciens includes:
- a CDS encoding sugar phosphate isomerase/epimerase family protein, which encodes MKIPLTLVVLFFYFLGFPQQKQLEFYQTDWGRNISWDAFCEKTKAAGYDGIETWFPKDEKSQNELKIALKKHNLKVGFLNGTNKSVPFKESLKAYTEHFKTLIAWKPAYINCHTGSDFFTFEQNKAFIGAANAFAKENNVRIYHETHRGRFSYNLPDTQIYLSAIPELKLTLDISHWMVVHESLLQSQDEELEEIINRSHHIHARVGHAEGPQVNNPEAPEWKKAVDRHMNIWETVIRKQWQAKDVFTITTEFGPADYMPTLPYTQLPVADQWKANVYMMKLLKERFDLK
- the lipB gene encoding lipoyl(octanoyl) transferase LipB, producing MNKKVLVQDLGLKDYKETWDYQEELFKQTVDLKIKNRRGQANEPTPNHFLFVEHPHVYTLGKSGDFANLLITEEELTAKNAKFYKINRGGDITYHGPGQIVGYPILDLDNFFTDIHKYLRFLEEMVILTLAEYGLKAERSEGETGVWLDVGTPFARKICAMGVRASRWVTMHGFALNVNADLGYFDLMIPCGIKDKAVTSLNVELGQQEVDLDEVKQKLQKHFETLFKATLK
- a CDS encoding c-type cytochrome domain-containing protein; protein product: MDVLKQLLGRLHPLVVHLPIGFIMMGLLLQWYDRKKKKYNTVISLIYLWAGITATLACITGYLQYLGEGYAFDTVKWHLWSGIATALFSFLMYAKLKGILTLSFLLKLPMLGLSIFFFMLISFTGHQGGNITHGEEYLIEPLPNALKSALGFETFEEKKIDLNEDNWQEALLYEDVIKPILNNKCASCHNPKKTKGELLLTTQAGILNGGENGAIIEDSKASESELYTRLVLPVDDDDHMPPEGKTQLLKEEIQLVMAWIDAGNPFDKTISESGLEKSLFLSFFPKKEGFDHPNIEIEAASKTQIKTIEASGIHIDQISNASNFLSASCINKPGFTDSDFDMLMPIKNQISRLDLGNTKITDAVFYKLAELPNLTILLLDNTAITGKNLQSLVGLEHLKSINLTSTTLKAAYLKAFNDFKNLQFLYLHGTNATPQNVKINNNNIHIDFGNYTLPTIPSDTIVY
- a CDS encoding YqaE/Pmp3 family membrane protein, translated to MSFFRVLLAILFPPLAVIGKGCGSFLIVLLLTFCGWVPGVIAALVILNNPN
- a CDS encoding DUF1501 domain-containing protein; translation: MKDQIERLVQEHLAREAQEKTRRHFIKSCAQGLGGLALSSIFMGCDPISKQNKKSASTFSERDLNPLATLAPHYGPKVKSVIYLHMAGAPSQLEMFDYKPKLHKLDGQDCPQSLLAGKKFAFIKGTPKLMGPQADFQQEGESGNWVSNFMPHFKKVVDDVAFLKAVHTDQFNHGPAQLFMHTGSARLGRPSIGAWATYGLGSENQNLPGFVVLTSGGNTPDAGKSVWGSGFLPSVYQGVQCRSKGDPVLYLDDPDGVSRDLKKSTIDAITQINKEEYAKYADPEILARINQYEMAYRMQIAVPEVMNINNEPEHIKEMYGVEPGKESFANNCLLARKLVEDGVRFVQLFDWGWDSHGVVRSGSIDKGLRNKCTQIDRPITALILDLKQRGLLDDTLIVWGGEFGRTPMQENRGNKKMPYKGRDHHGDAFTMWMAGGGIKKGASHGQTDDIGFSGVEGRVSVHDVHATILHLLGFDHEEYTYEFQGRPFRLTDVEGHIIKEILS
- a CDS encoding PSD1 and planctomycete cytochrome C domain-containing protein yields the protein MKKNITDNIYWFLFLPLEILLLGACQSSPPVDFSTQIKPILNNKCITCHGGVKKNGGFSLLFEDEAFAKTESGIAAIIPGNAAGSEMIKRLHEENPELRMPYEKPKLTDKEIDLLTRWIDEGAKWGQHWAYSLPKKVAVPHVHMEAGLTPRNNSDFIKNEIDHFILSRLNEKELQPNPSAEKNIIARRLSLDIVGLPPNRELLQSFENDELSYEDFVDTLLTQKTYGEKWATWWLDLARYADSKGYEKDLGRSIWRYRDWVIDAFNRDLPYNQFTIEQLAGDLLPNPSPDQLIATAFHRNTMNNDEGGTDDEEYRVATVIDRLNTTFEVWQSTTMGCVQCHSHPYDPFKYEEYYKLMAFFNNSRDEDTPGESPVLKFYSPPQQKSVDRILNWAKKYGDEQTFATYKNFLQFTEPVYKSHFYKEINNGSYDDHASVVLWDKGNCIIENGYTNNASFVYLNFRSHYDGTKMIIREKDAEGPIIGEFTINKQKKNTTARFPIKRTDRQGDIYIETHNVSAKKEANLMNLYWVSFIPDLPNKNEAGWNEINASFLEALNAETPTVPIMVENPNYMKRTTQLFDRGSWMSKTDTVEPGTPESLNAWNTSWPANRLGLAQWIVDKKNPLTARTLVNRVWHQIYGRGLVSTVEDIGSQSDAPSHPAMLDWLSLRFMNEHEWSVKKLIKEIVMSGTYRQSSESNPKMYEIDPENELYARGPRIRLGAEQIRDQALAVAGLLSEKMYGPGVMPPQPDGVWQTVYSDAQWVESKGEDRYRRGVYTFLKRTSPYPSFLTFDAGSREVATIRRTVTNTPLQALVTLNDPVYLETAYHLAKNNRVPNDVEKSIAQSYKNATFKELSPNRLKALKTLYNTSLAEFNKNSEAPKLFIQFEEQPTPELGALTIVANAIMNLDEFLTKV
- the lysS gene encoding lysine--tRNA ligase — its product is MQLSEQEIIRREKLTKLRELGIDPYPAALYPVDATSKGIKSDYEEGKKVVISGRLMSRRIQGKASFAELQDSEGRIQVYFNRDEICTGEDKSLYNDVYKKLLDIGDIIGIEGELFTTQVGEKTVMVKNFSLLSKSLRPLPLPKKDSEGNVFDEFNDPEMRYRQRYVDLVVNPKVKETFIKRTKITNSIREFYNAAGYLEVETPILQPIPGGAAARPFLTHHNALNIPLYLRIANELYLKRLIVGGFDGVYEFSKDFRNEGMDRTHNPEFTVMELYVAYKDYNWMMDTTEKLLEKIALDANGTSKITVGENEIEFKAPYARVPILEAIKIHTGKDVAGMGEVELRETAKKLGLEVDDTMGVGKLIDEIFGEKCEHHYIQPTFITDYPKEMSPLTKEHRDNPALTERFELMVNGKELANAYSELNDPIDQRERFEEQLKLSEKGDDEAMFIDQDFLRALEYGMPPTSGIGIGIDRLVMLMTNNSSIQEVLFFPQMRPEKKAVELTDEEKAIVDLLKPTGEMDLGELKTKAGLSGKKWDKSMKGLAKHGLTSVVVDGDSKTVQLKQ